From the Toxoplasma gondii ME49 chromosome VIIa, whole genome shotgun sequence genome, one window contains:
- a CDS encoding sulfate adenylyltransferase/adenylylsulfate kinase (encoded by transcript TGME49_282230) — protein MAELTLSSTPTLLSSSACPDASATFKGMSPATAEITTDPTLGSGAPCHFTAPAASLDLPTDWTLNERQLCEVELIVSGALAPLNGFMDEQTYRSVCKEMRLPTGEIFPIPVVLAIPKSASKPNLHWLQQHSACAKYPSDCPAAQGAVIKLRNNVGTVIVELKVSSVFEPDLQWEQQLVLGTTDANHPYVDYMNTNYRDCVYVGGDFVLKAPIEHFDFEGYRLSPAYTKAEIKKRNWEVVVGFQTRNPMHRSHYELTKYALTKVQTESSKQPHLLLTPAVGPTQPGDVPYPVRVRCYEKILKYYGDDEVMLALIPIPMRMAGPRECVWHALIRKNFGCTHFIVGRDHAGPSTLTKNGEKFYDPYEAHRLLASVAADLGIVPVFGQEMVYLGDEIGYCSANEVTVEEKALMKTISGTQFRRLLEERQPIPTWFSFPEVADELRKFYKPNYQRGLCIYFTGLPCSGKSTLAQALEAVLSEREEETRRITLLDADVVRQHLSRGLGFSREDRSTNVRRIGYIASEIAKHGGICLVANIAPYAVDRDFNRRLITSTGGRYIEVYVSTPLSVCEQRDVKELYKKARQGIIKQFTGISDPYEPPRNAEVVIDSSSNLKEKIGMIVKYLTEKEFVLPGGMSA, from the exons ATGGCGGAACTTACCCTTTCATCGACTCCGACGTTGCTGTCATCGTCGGCTTGCCCCGATGCTAGCGCCACGTTCAAGGGCATGAGCCCAGCTACCGCCGAGATAACAACTGATCCTACTCTAGGATCTGGGGCTCCCTGCCATTTCACGGCTCCAGCTGCCTCGCTCGATCTGCCGACCGATTGGACCTTAAATGAACGACAGCTTTGCGAGGTCGAGTTGATAGTAAGTGGCGCATTGGCGCCACTCAACGGATTCATGGACGAACAAACCTATCGTAG CGTCTGCAAGGAAATGAGGCTTCCAACAGGAGAAATTTTCCCGATTCCAGTTGTGCTTGCAATTCCAAAGAGCGCCAGCAAGCCCAACTTGCACTGGTTGCAGCAGCACTCGGCGTGTGCCAAGTATCCATCCGATTGCCCGGCAGCCCAAGGCGCAGTGATCAAACTGCGAAACAAT GTCGGAACCGTGATTGTGGAGCTGAAAGTTTCCTCTGTGTTTGAACCGGACCTACAGTGGGAACAACAGCTGGTGTTGGGCACGACGGACGCGAATCACCCTTACGTAGACTACATGAACACCAACTACAGAGACTGTGTGTATGTCGGTGGTGACTTTGTTCTAAAAGCGCCTATAGAGCATTTTGACTTTGAAGGATATAGACTATCTCCCGCCTACACCAAGGCAGAGATCAAGAAAAGGAACTGGGAAGTCGTCGTCGGCTTCCAAACGCGGAATCCCATGCATCGGTCTCACTACGAGTTGACCAAGTATGCGCTGACGAAGGTTCAAACAGAATCATCGAAACAACCCCATCTCCTTCTCACTCCTGCTGTTGGACCTACGCAACCAGGAGACGTTCCGTATCCCGTGAGAGTGCGGTGTTACGAAAAAATTCTCAAATACTACGGAGACGATGAGGTGATGCTGGCCCTAATCCCCATTCCCATGCGGATGGCCGGTCCACGGGAGTGTGTGTGGCACGCTCTAATCCGAAAGAATTTTGGATGCACGCACTTCATCGTAGGCCGTGATCATGCTGGTCCGAGCACGCTAACAAAAAATGG agagaaatTCTACGACCCCTACGAGGCGCACAGGCTGCTGGCATCCGTCGCGGCGGATCTGGGAATTGTTCCTGTTTTTG GCCAGGAGATGGTTTATCTTGGAGACGAGATAGGTTACTGCTCAGCGAATGAGGTGACGGTAGAAGAAAAGGCTCTTATGAAGACCATATCGGGAACACAATTTAGGCGGTTGCTAGAGGAAAGACAACCCATTCCAACGTGGTTTTCTTTCCCCGAAGTTGCTGATGAACTCAGAAAATTTTACAAGCCAAACTACCAACGAGGGCTCTGCATCTACTTCACCGGACTGCCCTGCTCAG GAAAGAGCACCCTGGCGCAGGCTCTGGAAGCCGTCCTTtctgaaagagaagaagaaacaagacgcATCACCCTTTTAGATGCTGACGTTGTCCGCCAGCATCTGTCCAGAGGATTGGGTTTTTCAAGGGAAGACAGGAG TACCAACGTGCGGCGCATCGGATATATTGCCTCCGAAATTGCAAAGCATGGAGGAATATGTTTGGTGGCGAATATTGCTCCTTACGCTGTTGACCGGGATTTCAATCGGAGGCTGATCACGTCAACAGGTGGCCGGTACATAGAGGTATACGTCAGCACTCCGTTGAGTGTCTGTGAGCAAAGGGATGTAAAAGAATTGTACAAAAAGGCTCGGCAGGGAATTATCAAACAATTTACAGGAATCTCCGACCCGTATGAACCTCCGAGGAACGCGGAAGTTGTGATTGATTCTAGCTCAAACCTGAAGGAGAAAATCGGCATGATAGTTAAGTATCTCACAGAGAAAGAATTTGTCCTTCCTGGAGGTATGTCGGCTTGA
- the AP2VIIA9 gene encoding AP2 domain transcription factor AP2VIIa-9 (encoded by transcript TGME49_282220) — protein MEAEVKQFSGCCGSSISAQSSTHGQYRRGSPRVAGINDDCGLPERLQSQCTEALVWALFEQPRRLAGLLREAINKRPDGSDSHEAFVPSVGRPCHTSGFSDRDAKQPEPENARQTGTETSCCPSGSLSPEEMPSVWKSEANKCVPSGAPSAQPASGSLREETGRGSEVDSCNSACTCSSCAFSLERSVLQLRKAVEMRLLRVDQQADRLADNIVDTYNKLSELAADLDDLADAVKQDDAGSPIYNSTGEGFSTGIHCSGQALSINCVTRASSEYESVARNLDSCQLLPTNSGDQPTLKAAVSSRLSTGSESNGNLTESEAIPGGGRGTCPAGSNGVNPREGALGGSAAGSFCSEKHSRVECSHPEASSSPNAPFHAFLSAPIIPRAATRPRWWRGESQSDHRYELCLKWNQGDEVGPITCVDETACGGHKDAKTDDEGVRFSDGQESDPYHMQNQDFFSLTDVIAPFIRESVSPRRVHEHTGSFDTPSSSSVTMPRQTAGLPRPEGEEYEGAKRSIGTDEDSKGGCSKDDTQRLEVDEGEHLCSLLNGGGGITRWCSFASRRVGDFKSFTSRQEAPFPASIRACEALLSVPGSRHITDSRNPARGVPFCGVDATPWLAAVNTSYAAGIPALMLPQIVRGRSHPTRSRWGEMHDTGRVMGLASRRGAGSPDSQRDGAACAESNPQSGVHLEDGSECEPSVSLQSRDDCEQPWGPSCSEERVRQSLQSQGHSSPAGAQAAQLETKQSAVKGRGPPVGSTTMGATMAFPHVKGVTYNRMKKYWIAQWIENGQSKVKYFSTFKYGDQVAHDLAVEWRMKHSGRCTSRDGRVSQSSSEVGSAIGASGLAHDSSEEPRACDVREFRDPGDLGTAGQGQRPADEDYDHCSVRPPKCASGTTAVRRRGSGRGSWPTRAGHVGGTAPGDRSEEARSPSGAGVSRQLPPHRSNGIVGVSFSRTGNAWLAYIKNRLTKTQLNRYFKVNVYGFRLAKKKAIEARLELEERMRNSNQSGWDSFSDRKSLAVGVYYEDENDSWVACCRHPRTGEGIYKFFPVAECPGGDLEAREKAIDARMDMDDMLGADDQQALTQLTGEVPRRKRKRKMEDEGTEVVQEDEGDATVQIRKRNCQEAPEYVAEAGSDVGAKVMSQAERDQGATGSLGTTHVGGEQRLNGDEVNETSSVHLDPGATDGRDFLRIERDCAGENDSTGIIQPHESGALEKNDPAEMAVDSSPRGPEDVVVNLKENCQGERERELVDEEEDDRDALTKIHAVEAPSSG, from the exons ATGGAAGCAGAAGTCAAGCAGTTTTCAGGGTGCTGCGGATCAAGTATTTCAGCCCAGAGCAGCACCCATGGACAATATAGGAGGGGTTCTCCTCGCGTCGCAGGAATTAACGATGACTGCGGTCTGCCTGAGAGGCTCCAGAGTCAGTGCACCGAGGCACTCGTCTGGGCACTGTTTGAGCAACCACGACGTCTCGCCGGTCTTCTGCGAGAGGCTATCAACAAGCGTCCGGACGGCTCAGATAGCCATGAGGCTTTCGTGCCGTCCGTTGGCCGACCGTGCCACACAAGCGGCTTTTCGGACCGGGACGCAAAGCAGCCGGAGCCTGAGAATGCACGCCAGACGGGAACTGAGACGAGCTGTTGCCCATCAGGGTCGCTCTCACCGGAAGAAATGCCGAGTGTGTGGAAGTCGGAGGCGAACAAGTGTGTTCCCAGCGGTGCGCCCTCTGCTCAGCCAGCCTCCGGGAGTTtacgagaggaaacgggtCGAGGTAGTGAGGTGGACAGTTGCAACTCTGCGTGTACTTGCTCATCATGCGCCTTCAGTCTCGAGCGGTCTGTTCTTCAGCTCCGCAAGGCTGTTGAGATGCGTTTGCTCAGAGTCGATCAGCAGGCAGACCGCCTGGCGGACAACATAGTCGACACTTACAACAAACTTTCTGAACTCGCCGCAGACCTGGACGACTTGGCAGATGCGGTGAAGCAGGATGACGCCGGAAGTCCCATATACAACTCGACGGGGGAAGGTTTTTCAACAGGCATACACTGTTCGGGGCAAGCGCTGAGTATCAACTGTGTCACACGAGCGAGTTCAGAGTACGAAAGCGTGGCGAGAAACCTAGATTCCTGCCAACTCTTGCCGACAAACAGTGGAGACCAGCCAACCTTAAAGGCGGCAGTTAGCAGCCGTCTCTCGACCGGCTCTGAATCGAACGGGAACCTGACTGAAAGCGAGGCTATTCCAGGTGGTGGTCGTGGCACCTGTCCCGCTGGCAGTAACGGGGTCAATCCCAGGGAGGGAGCCTTGGGAGGCAGCGCGGCTGGAAGCTTCTGCTCTGAAAAACATAGCAGGGTTGAATGCAGCCATCCCGAAG CATCTTCATCGCCGAATGCCCCCTTTCATGCTTTTTTGTCTGCGCCGATCATCCCGCGAGCTGCGACTCGACCACGCTGGTGGCGCGGAGAGTCACAGAGCGACCACCGTTACGAGTTGTGCCTGAAATGGAACCAAGGAGATGAGGTCGGGCCTATTACTTGCGTGGACGAGACAGCTTGCGGTGGTCACAAAGATGCCAAGaccgacgacgaaggcgtGAGATTCAGCGATGGCCAAGAAAGCGACCCGTATCACATGCAAAACCAGGACTTTTTTTCCCTCACGGACGTGATAGCCCCGTTCATTCGTGAGTCAGTTTCGCCGCGGCGCGTTCACGAACACACAGGTTCGTTCGATACCCCTTCTTCAAGTAGTGTGACAATGCCTCGTCAAACTGCGGGTCTCCCGAGACCAGAAGGTGAAGAGTATGAAGGCGCGAAACGGTCAATCGGTACCGATGAGGACAGCAAGGGAGGATGCTCGAAAGACGACACCCAGCGGCTTGAGGTGGACGAGGGCGAACATCTTTGTAGTCTATTAAATGGCGGCGGTGGCATAACGCGTTGGTGCTCTTTCGCGTCAAGAAGGGTTGGAGACTTCAAGTCTTTCACGAGTCGTCAGGAGGCACCCTTTCCAGCTTCAATTCGAGCGTGTGAGGCACTGCTTTCGGTACCAGGCAGTAGGCATATTACAGACAGCCGAAATCCGGCTAGAGGAGTGCCGTTCTGTGGCGTAGACGCGACCCCGTGGCTCGCTGCTGTAAACACCTCTTATGCCGCTGGGATCCCTGCTCTGATGCTCCCTCAAATTGTCCGAGGTCGCTCCCACCCTACTCGAAGTCGGTGGGGTGAAATGCACGACACTGGCCGAGTCATGGGACTTGCGTCGCGCCGGGGTGCTGGCTCCCCAGACAGTCAGAGAGACGGGGCAGCTTGTGCAGAAAGCAACCCACAGTCGGGTGTTCATCTTGAGGACGGTAGTGAGTGTGAACCTAGCGTATCGTTGCAAAGTCGAGACGACTGTGAGCAGCCATGGGGACCGAGTTGTTCTGAGGAGCGGGTTCGACAGAGTTTGCAAAGCCAAGGACACAGCTCGCCGGCAGGAGCTCAAGCGGCACAGCtcgagacgaaacagagtGCTGTAAAAGGAAGAGGACCCCCGGTTGGGTCTACGACGATGGGCGCGACGATGGCTTTTCCACATGTGAAAGGCGTTACTTACAATAGGATGAAGAAGTACTGGATCGCTCAGTGGATAGAGAATGGCCAGTCGAAGGTGAAGTATTTCTCTACTTTCAAGTACGGCGACCAAGTTGCGCATGACCTGGCCGTCGAGTGGCG AATGAAACATTCGGGACGTTGCACCTCCAGAGATGGTCGTGTTTCACAGTCAAGCAGCGAAGTCGGCAGTGCCATCGGCGCTTCTGGGCTGGCACACGATAGCTCTGAAGAGCCTCGCGCATGCGATGTCAGAGAGTTCCGGGATCCGGGCGATCTAGGGACCGCTGGACAGGGGCAACGTCCCGCAGACGAGGACTACGACCACTGTTCAGTCCGACCCCCGAAGTGTGCTAGTGGCACAACCGCTGTTCGCAGAAGAGGATCTGGTCGAGGATCTTGGCCAACACGCGCAGGGCATGTTGGTGGGACGGCTCCAGGCGACAGATCAGAGGAAGCCAGAAGCCCCAGTGGAGCAGGCGTATCTCGTCAGCTTCCACCTCATCGAAGCAATG GCATTGTGGGAGTTTCGTTCTCCCGCACGGGCAATGCATGGCTCGCGTACATCAAGAACCGCTTAACGAAGACTCAGCTGAACCGCTACTTCAAGGTGAACGTCTATGGATTCAGactggcgaagaagaaggcgataGAGGCGCGATTGGAGTTGGAAGAACGAATGCGCAACAGCAATCAATCTGGTTGGGACTCCTTCAGCGACCGCAAATCCT TAGCTGTCGGCGTCTATTATGAAGATGAGAACGACTCTTGGGTGGCATGCTGCCGGCATCCTCGAACTGGAGAAGGTATCTACAAGTTCTTTCCGGTGGCCGAGTGTCCGGGTGGAGACTTAGAAGCGCGTGAAAAAGCTATCGATGCGCGCATGGATATGGATGACATGCTGGGGGCAGACGACCAGCAGGCCCTAACCCAGCTAACTGGAGAGGTTCCTCGGCGGAAACGGAAACGTAAGATGGAGGATGAAGGGACCGAGGTGGtgcaagaagacgagggtGACGCGACCGTACAGATACGCAAACGAAATTGCCAAGAAGCGCCAGAGTACGTCGCAGAGGCCGGAAGTGACGTAGGGGCGAAGGTCATGAGCCAGGCGGAACGGGATCAAGGTGCCACAGGGTCGCTAGGAACTACTCATGTGgggggagagcagagactgAATGGGGATGAAGTGAACGAAACAAGTTCGGTTCATCTCGACCCGGGTGCCACAGACGGTCGGGATTTCCTTCGAATCGAGCGAGACTGTGCAGGCGAGAATGACAGCACAGGTATTATACAGCCCCATGAAAGTGGCGCCCTTGAAAAAAATGATCCTGCAGAAATGGCGGTTGACAGTAGTCCTCGTGGGCCAGAAGATGTAGTAGTGAATCTGAAGGAGAACTGtcaaggcgagagagagagagagctagtggatgaagaggaagatgacaGAGATGCTCTTACAAAGATACACGCTGTGGAGGCACCGTCATCAGGATAG